In Citrus sinensis cultivar Valencia sweet orange chromosome 2, DVS_A1.0, whole genome shotgun sequence, a single genomic region encodes these proteins:
- the LOC127900302 gene encoding uncharacterized protein LOC127900302, with translation MSSRTQGSLPSNTEDPRREGKEHCKAINLRSGKNVDIPIDVTNKGKEFNSSQNQPQNGSMLQQPNYQDAGYKRQVTATAEGIQLEQAEKEVATPVAITYTKPNKQSLVPPDATQSFRHPPSFPQSFQKQKQDKQFSKFLEVLKQLHINIPFVEAFEQMPNYVKLLKDILARKKRLGEYAGRALCDLGARINLMPLSVFKLLGVGESKPTTVTLQLADKSHAYPEGKIEDVLVKVDKFIFPVDFIVLDFEADKETLIDVRKGELTMRVNDQQVTFNVLEAMKSPDEVEDCNFLSVVDFVVADRMDRCCSNEINKVTTFEDVKEEDVAAN, from the exons ATGAGTAGCAGGACTCAAGGAAGTTTACCTAGCAATACAGAAGACCCTAGGAGAGAGGGCAAGGAACACTGCAAAGCAATTAATTTGAGATCTGGAAAGAATGTTGACATCCCAATTGATGTGACTAACAAAGGTAAGGAATTTAATTCCTCACAAAACCAACCTCAAAATGGAAGCATGTTACAACAACCCAACTATCAAGACGCTGGTTATAAGAGACAAGTTACAGCAACTGCAGAGGGAATTCAACTAGAACAAGCTGAAAAAGAAGTTGCAACACCAGTAGCCATAACTTACaccaaaccaaacaaacagAGTTTGGTGCCTCCTGACGCTACCCAGTCGTTTAGACATCCACCATCTTTCCCACAGAGTTtccaaaagcaaaaacaagacaagcaATTCAGCAAATTCCTGGAAGTGCTGAAGCAATTACACATAAATATACCTTTTGTGGAAGCATTCGaacaaatgccaaattatgtgaaattgcTAAAAGACATCTTGGCACGAAAGAAAAGACTGGGAGA GTATGCTGGTAGAGCACTTTGTGACTTGGGAGCTAGGATTAATTTGATGCCATTGTCTGTATTTAAGCTGCTTGGAGTAGGGGAATCCAAACCAACAACAGTCACTCTACAATTAGCTGACAAATCTCATGCATACCCTGAAGGAAAAATTGAGGATGTACTGGTGAAGGTTGACAAATTTATCTTCCCAGTAGACTTCATTGTACTAGATTTTGAAGCTGATAAAGAG ACTCTGATAGATGTGCGGAAAGGAGAGCTCACCATGAGAGTTAATGATCAGCAAGTCACATTTAATGTACTAGAGGCTATGAAGAGCCCTGATGAAGTAGAAGATTGCAATTTCCTAAGTGTTGTGGATTTTGTTGTAGCAGACAGAATGGACAGATGCTGCAGTAATGAAATCAACAAAGTCACCACCTTTGAGGATGTAAAAGAGGAAGATGTTGCAGCAAATTAG